The DNA region CCAGCATCCATGGCCATATTTTGTTATATGCCTTAGTAATTTTTCATCTTCTTCTGGTGACCATAGTCCCTTCCTAAGCTTCTGCTTATAGCAGTAAGAGTGTCTTCCCATTTGTGAGTTTTCAAGTTTGTTTAATGAAGCAATGATTAATTAATATTCTTTCTCTAATTACAAATGTTAATTGAAACATAACAATTAAGAAAAGCTAAATTTGATGTATATATTCGTAAAAGTACATCAATGATAAGTCGGTCAACGATGATCAGTAAAGTTGCAATCGTCTCTTGATTGATTGTCTATTATGTGAATTATGTTTCTCTTTATCTTTGTAATCATTTCCTCCATATTAGTGTTGGATCGGCATGATCAACCTGATCCATCAACTGCCTTAGCCTGACCCTAAGCGGCTCTATTGGATTCGAGCTGGAACCCAACCCACACTCCAAAAAAATCAAACATGTATACAGTTTCTCAAGCATGAGCGGGGGCAAAATGCTCTCTTAAAATCTACCAAAATATCGGACATCTATAGCATAACACATAACACAACCTCTCAAACATGAGTAGCGCCAAAAAAATCGAATAGTTAGTAAGTTATTGTTCTGCTAGCTATAGCAGGTTGAATAGTCCGGTTTTTCAGCCTTAACTTCTGCTGTTAACAATATCCACTCTTAAACTTTGATAGATTAAAGTTAACACTATAGTCATTTTAAATTGAATAAAATATAAATAGCTATGCTTTACAAAAAAATAGTTTTACTTTAGGTGTTATGATTCAGATTCAAATATTGAAATGATTTGTGACATTGGAAAGAGTACAAGAGAGCCGAAAGGTGAGGGAGTGGATGGCACGAAGAATACAAAACCTATATGCCCTGAATGTTTCCTGGAACATCAATAATGTTATGAACAAAACGTTATGTTATGATGTAGAGTTCTAAAACGTCTTTCAAGGATTTGATATTGTATAAAGTGTTTGAGTTGAAAAGAAGAGGGAAGGTGAGAAAATGGATTTCATAATGATGTTATAAATTTTACATTAATACATTGATGGCAACAATATGTATTACCTAATGATGTTATTGATGTTATTGATATTTGATTTGGATAGATGGATCAACGTCAAAGTAGCACGGAAAGAGTCTTAGAGCAAGAGCAATGCAATTGTAAGTGTATTTGACTTCGTGTATTTTACTGTTCTGTTATGTATTGTTATTTACTGTTCTGTTATATATTGGTATGGCATTAGGAGATTTGCATAGATTTGCTATTTACTGTTCTGTTATGTCACTGTTCTGTTATGCGTTTTTATATTGTTAAGTCACTGTTTTGTAAATTAATTATTGTTAAGTCACTGTTCTGTTTATATTGTTAAGTCACTGTTCTGTTATGCGTTTTTATATTGTTAAGTCACTGTTTTTATATTGTTATGTCACTGTTATGTTATGCTATTTACTGCTATGTATAACTGCTATGCATAACTGCTATTTACTGCTATTTACTGTTATGCATAACTGCTATGTATACTGCTATAACTGCTATTGCTATAACATTACTATAACTGCTATTTGCCAGCACTGTGCTATCACTGCTATTTGCCAGCACTTCTATTGTTGTCTCTGTTTTATGAATTGGAACCGTTATTTGTTAATTGGTAGTTCTTGATTGGCTCCTTCGTTATTTCAGTGACTGGTGAGCCTAATCAAAATCTACCAATTAATGAAGTAGGTTCAGCTATGCAACCTATAAAGAAGAGGAAATTTAGTGCAAGTGGTTCTAGGCAAACATCTGCTTGCTGGGAACATTTTATTAGATTACCCGATGACCTAGTTGATGCACCCACTGCAGCCTGCAAACACTGTCATAAAAAATACTTGTGTGACCCTAGGACTCACGGCACCACTAATTTGAACCATCATATTTTAAAATGTTCTAAGAAGCCCCTTGTCGTGTCAACTGACTCCACACAAACTATTCTAACATACCCAAGTGTAGATGGTAAACTGGTTCAAGTTAGCTCTAGATTTGACAAGAAAGCTTGTAGAAATGCTTTGTCAGTTTTTGTAGTTCTAGATGAGCAGCCATTTAGTGCAGTAGAGGGTGAAGGGTTTAAATTTTATTCCAAAGTAATGCAGCCCCAATTTACCATCCCATCTATGCGTACGGTAGCTAGGGACTGTTTTCAGCTATACTTGGATGAAAAACAAAAGTTAAAGGCCTTTTTAAGTCTGATTGCAATAGGGTAGCACTTACTACTGATTGTTGGACTTCTATACAAAATCTCAACTACTTGACCCTTACGGCACACTTTGTGGATAACGAATGGAAGTATCAAAAAAGAATTATAAGCTTTACCGTAATTCCAAACCACAAAGGTGAAACTGTAGGTAGGAAGATTGAAGAAGTGTTAAGGGATTGGGGAATTAGGAATGTGTCAACCATAACTGTTGATAATGCCACTTCAAATGATGTTGCTGTGACATATCTAAAGAGAAAAATAGCAAATATGAATGGGTTAATGGGGGATGGAGAGTGTTTTCATATGAGGTGTTCAGCTCACATTTTGAACTTGGTGGTAAATGAGGGTTTGAAAGATAAACATTTATCTGTAACTAGTGTTAGAGATGCTGTTAGATTTGTTAAGTCCTCACCTCATAGGGCAACCAAGTTTAAAGAATGCATTGAATTTGCTGGAATAACTTGCAAAAAATTAGTATGTCTTGATGTTTCAACTCGTTGGAACGCGACATATTTAATACTAGAGGCTGCGGAGAAGTTTCAACTCGCTTTTGAAAAGCTTGAGGATAAAGAGTCGAGCTATAGAGAGTTCTTTGGAAAAGGTAATCCCCCTAGTAATGATGATTGGGACATTGCTAGGGCTTTTAGAGCTTTCCTAAAGTTATTCTATGAAGCAACTAAGACTTTTTCCACCTCTCAAAATGTGAGTTTGCATACTTGTTTTCACCAAGTGTTTGCCATTTATTGTGAGTTAAAGCAAGCCACTTTGAACTTAAATGATTTTTTTGCAAGTGTGGGTGGAGATATGATGGAAAAATATAATAGATATTGGGGAAGTCCTGATAAGATGAACAAGATGATATATTTTGGTATTATTCTTGATCCAAGATACAAGTTGAGTTACATTGAGTGGGCGTTTAAGGACATGTATGGAGTTGGATCAAAGTTTGGTAGTGACTTGGTAAAATCTATAAAAGAGAATTTACAAAAGTTGTATGATTGGTATAAGCAAGCTTATGACCAAGAGCATAATTCCATACAGCCTCTTGGTAGTGGTGGAAATAATGTCTCCAATGATGAAACAAATGCATCTGTTGCCCGTTCATCACTTATGGCTAGAGCCGATGCTTTTGAGCAACATTTAGAGGAGCAAGACTCGATTGATCAACAAAATGAGCTTAAGGTGTATAATTCTAGTAAGTGTGTCAAAAGGGATCCTAACTTTGACATTCTTGTGTGGTGGAAACGTAATTCAATCGAATATCCTATTTTATCTACAATGGCTAAAGATATTTTAGCCACACCAGTGTCTACTGTTGCTTCTGAAAGTGCTTTTAGCATAGGAGGGAGAGTCATAGAAACCTATAGGAGTTCTCTAACTGCTGAAATGGCCGAGGCTTTAATTTGCACCCAGAATTGGTTAAGGCCTTCTTTTACCTATTTCAAAGATATGAATCTCATGGAAGATTTTGAGCTTTCAGAAGATATTGTAACAGGTGAATTTATTATTGAATTTCTAATAAATATGATGTAATGTTGTATAATTATGCCTTATTAaaaattgtttatttaattattttagaGTTTCAACAAATGTCTTTAGCAGCAAAAGGAGTATCAGGTGTCTCATCATCACAGTCTCAGCCACAACCTTCGGGTTGTGCTTGAAATGGATGTATGTATATCATTATTTACTTATtactttattattatttttgttaacTAATGTTTATGTTGTCCAATTTTCCAGGTCAACtatgtttttttgattttttggaGTCATGCATGATTTTTTGTTAATGGTGATTCTCCACCTGTTTTACTTCAAATTGAAATATTTCATTTGTTGATATTTGTTTATTAATTAAGGCCTTCTTTTAACTAATGTTTATGTTGTCCAATTTTTCAGGTCAACTatgatttttgattttttggAGTCATGCATGACCTATATATATGAGTTTTTGGCCAGTAAGTACCATTGTTCTCTCTCTTTTGCCAATGGATTTCCATCTGTCAGTAATGCAGTCCTATGTGCTAAAGCTTCAATGCTATTACAAGTAAGCTTGGTTTTCAAATTTCACAGAATTTTCATTAAATTAGTGAAAAAGTATCAGACAAAAAATTGTGTTTTATTGCGATATGATTTTAGACAGATAAAGCTCAAACTCCTATTATATTGTAAGCATATATTTCAGTATCCACTGCATATTCTTGATTTTGGCATGATTTGTTAGGGGACATATAAGAACTTCTTTGGTCATTGATTGATATTCTAATATGCAGTTCCTGAACATGCCTTGGTTAATACTGATTTGCATTTCTTTCATGTGCTCAGGCTCAGGCTCGTCTGACCGAGGCAGCTGCAGATGCTGTGAAACAGTTGCTACCTGCTTATGCGAATAATGATCTGTCAAGTCTTTGTACATGGGCTGATCGCGTCAAGTTTGCTCTTCGTTGGACGTCTGCTTTGCATTTCGCTGACACTCCTCCTAACTCCAATCACAGTAGTTCTTCTTTAAATAAATTACAGTAGTTCTTCTTTAAATAAATTAAAAGtactaatttatttattttttcagCATTAATTTAGAATCTGAATTGTCCTCCTATGAGTTTTTGTTACAAATGTTGCAAGATTCTTTATCTACTTCTGCTCTCCCAAGTATTGTCATATACATTTAGAATATTAATTTTTGCTCTCCAAATTTCGCGGTTTGGGGGCTTCTAGCAAGCAGTTTATGCTGCTGattttttctctgttttgtttTGGTTTACATCATGGATGTTTATGCTGCTAAACTTTATTTGTATTCCAAACTTGTTTTGTTCCATTCTTGCACACATTGTGCTTGGGtgtttttttaaattttatagtTTCTTTAGCCTTTAAGAAGATTGTCATCAACCAAATGAATTCTCGTCATTCATTTGTATTTCCACTTTGTTGTCTAACTTTTCTATTACACGTGGTCTGACTATGATTAATGATTTGTTTGCTAAGAACATCCATGGATGAGAGAAGGTGGAGAAGCATCTGATAAGCCAATTGATAGTGCTGTTCTATCTAGAATGAAACAGTTCAGAGCAATGAATAAGTTCAAGAAACTTGCATTGAAGGTATGACATTGAACTTAATTCAGAAGCAACTATGTTCAGAGtcttttttttttgttcttaATGATGTTGAAGGGTGCTTAATTCTCTTTTGGTTGCTGCACATTTGTTTACTCATTCTGGAATATGTCGTAGAAATAATATTATGGAattgcttttgtttgttttgtcATATCTATGAGCCTCTTTTGCTTTCACTCAAGTCGTATCTCACTAGATGGGTTGAGCTACATGGATCTAATGCCACCATTAGGCTGTATAAAAACCAATAAATTCATGTGTTGGTTTCTCGTATAGTTTTCTTTGGTATAAACATGCACTAAAGATTAACACATTCAGACCAGTCTATTGTGTTGGCATAAAAGAAACTGGCATATTGAACGTAAACTTTACGGATACTGCTGTCATTCTGGAATCTTAGATGATTACAGcatgttttgtttttcatcaTGTGCATGAGTACTCTGAACATTCTATGAGTTACATGTTCTGGCTTATCTTTTTGGGGTATTTCTCCATTACCAATTTAGTGGAAATTTCTCTAGGTTATGGCTAAAAATCTATCAGAAGAAGAGATTAAAGGTCTCAAGGCAATGTTTGCAAACATGGACACTGATGGTAGTGGCACCATCACCTATGAAGAATTGAAGACAGGTTTGGCTCGAATTGGATCAAGACTGTCCGAGACTGAAGTGAAGCAACTTATGGAAGCTGTAAGTCGTTACAAATCCGTTACAAAAGCATAACTAGTTGAACGCATGACTATTATCTTAAACTCAACAAGAATTGTCTTTTCGTGTATAATGTTTCTCAGGCCGATGTTGATGGAAATGGGTCGATTGACTATCTTGAATTCATATCGGCCACAATGCATAGGCACAGACTTGAACGGGATGAGCATCTTTACAAGGCATTTCAGTATTTTGATAAGGACAATAGCGGTTGAGTATTGCAAGATAGATGGTATATTATTACCAATATTTTGAAAAAATCTAATCATTTTTGTTTGAACATCTAAATAACGactttttttctttaaaatgaCACATCTTTTTTATATTTTCACTGTTATATCACTGCCATTATTGTAGTTGAGTTCTTCAATGAATGCTGGTGACAAACTTTCTATGAGAATTTTGTTTTTATGTTGTTTCTAATTTCACAAACAGGCATATTACTAGAGAAGAATTAGAGACTGCCATGACAAAGCATGGAATAGCTGATGAAGCAACAATAAAGGATAGAATTTCTGAGGTGGATACAGATAATGTAAGTTAGTCCTAATTTAATCAGGGTAGCTCTGTTGCAGACTATCAGTATTGTCGCTAATGATTCTTAAACCAACAGGATGGGAGAATAAACTATGAGGAATTTTGTGCAATGATGAGAAGTGGAATGCCACAACAGAACCAGGGACCACTATTTTAAATCTACTGAAAGAAGTCAATTTCACATCTGATTCTATTGTAATCTTTTGAATGCATGGTTTTATAGCTTAATAGAACTGGAAGTTTGACGACACTTTGATGGGCTTTATGTAGTTGGTTTGTGTGTTTTGCAACATCACTTTGTTTGCTATTATGTTTGAAGTTAAAGCTTGTTCATGCGAAGGTGTAACTGAATTTGCTTTGTCAGAGGTCTTGAATATATAGCTTATATTATCTTAAACTTCTTTTTGTAGCCATTTTGCCAAGAGGCTGGCTTATGACAAAAATGTTCATGCCACATCACTTTGTTTGATCGACCTATTGACTCAATATTCGTTTGACTACTGTGTTTATGTTTTAATATTTGTTTTAAATGGATTACTTAGTTTTCTCCTCTACAGTCTGCATATATAAGTTTGTTTTTAACCCGAATAAACCGCTAAAATAAACCCGCAATCCGCACAAACCGAACTCGTCCAAACCGTGTTGATATTGGGCGGAAATGGGCCTTCATATTTGAACCGTGGGTTGGACTGGGTGAGGGTTTTGGACCCGAAACCGCCCAGCCCGGCCCGTTGTCTAGCCCTATGTAAGGCGACTCAAGGGAGAACACTGAATTATTATAATAAATGAGAACAACCAATCATAACCATTAATTTCTGATCCATTAAAATTAATGGACTAGATTAATTTCTCTTTTCAAAGTTCTCTCATTGTAATTTATAAAGGCTATCCTAGAATGTAATTCACAttatattttaagaaaaatatatATGTATTGCACTTTTAAGAATTATGATAAccaattaatttttttttataaagtTTTAAAGACAAAATAATTTTAATGAAAGTGTTTCTTTAATTAATATACAAGTTTATTTTTAAAGTTTCAAAAAATAACAATTAATACATAAATTAAAATCTATAAAAGTATTTTTAGAATTAATATATATATCTATTTTACTTGTTTTAAATAATATATtcattgattttttttattattcaattaataaaatatttatattttaattataaaatagCAATCACCGCTTCCACATGCAACCGATCTTTTGAACATTGATCGACGGTTCCCTCGGGTTCTTCCTGACCCTTTGGGTTTTTTCACCACCGGAATCCAACTCCATAACAAGCTTACCAAGACCTATGATGGTAATGGCAACTTGCTAAGTTTTTTCTTAAAAG from Lathyrus oleraceus cultivar Zhongwan6 chromosome 1, CAAS_Psat_ZW6_1.0, whole genome shotgun sequence includes:
- the LOC127112466 gene encoding zinc finger BED domain-containing protein RICESLEEPER 3-like, whose protein sequence is MARKIVVAIQVCKRENMILSLKLEIKKSSKTSFKDLILYKVFELKRRGKMDQRQSSTERVLEQEQCNLTGEPNQNLPINEVGSAMQPIKKRKFSASGSRQTSACWEHFIRLPDDLVDAPTAACKHCHKKYLCDPRTHGTTNLNHHILKCSKKPLVVSTDSTQTILTYPSVDGKLVQVSSRFDKKACRNALSVFVVLDEQPFSAVEGEGVALTTDCWTSIQNLNYLTLTAHFVDNEWKYQKRIISFTVIPNHKGETVGRKIEEVLRDWGIRNVSTITVDNATSNDVAVTYLKRKIANMNGLMGDGECFHMRCSAHILNLVVNEGLKDKHLSVTSVRDAVRFVKSSPHRATKFKECIEFAGITCKKLVCLDVSTRWNATYLILEAAEKFQLAFEKLEDKESSYREFFGKGNPPSNDDWDIARAFRAFLNKPL
- the LOC127076691 gene encoding calcium-dependent protein kinase 2, translating into MREGGEASDKPIDSAVLSRMKQFRAMNKFKKLALKVMAKNLSEEEIKGLKAMFANMDTDGSGTITYEELKTGLARIGSRLSETEVKQLMEAADVDGNGSIDYLEFISATMHRHRLERDEHLYKAFQYFDKDNSG